The proteins below are encoded in one region of Lactuca sativa cultivar Salinas chromosome 3, Lsat_Salinas_v11, whole genome shotgun sequence:
- the LOC111909141 gene encoding putative F-box/FBD/LRR-repeat protein At4g13965 produces the protein MILSPNPPFSCGIMELIRMLNDLFISTRKDAVDVEVDRLSSLPDELIHKILSFINIKDAISTSVLSSRWRFIWTSMPSLNFENLNNERYFFSFIYNVLSHRNNQVQLSSVKLVLGRTVRDDESVTRILSCKFSHNLEQLSVTRLPGGNIVECPYSIMAPPKWDLPALTTLHLHQVELSDYDDIGLFSKCTNLKNLSLNRCRMKETKVLNIFHPRLYDLTLVSTPPDMALEEVVNVVTPQLKNLTIIRCEGEHLISAPGLTSLVIEGSQSWYVSTPSGFHSLEKVELFMYDPFKADIHRIVSLLQQLHSVKLLTLNLGILKRLFSQRKSLSSSMKLVPHKACAFANTKILKFTTKPVVKVYLEVGAQEKVTTCTEIKNNDETSPSAIFPMVSCEEITAMENMASAQVFVKHLGILLEEVKQNRNSDDYKAERDVHSKPYVEMHWAWTLQWNLVAMMGVFKHKKTKAKLDNFLMMAQITKKYINRHDCTKSMNHPIIGWLHEMGGLFHHTEDLITQLSASKKAVMLPFFLSLCEEATILTVNILGWINTIM, from the exons ATGATTCTATCTCCCAACCCCCCATTCTCTTGCG GGATTATGGAGCTAATAAGAATGCTTAATGATCTTTTCATATCTACAAGAAAAGATGCAGTGGATGTAGAAGTCGATAGATTAAGCAGCTTGCCAGATGAACTAATCCATAAAATCCTTTCTTTCATTAACATCAAAGATGCTATTAGCACTAGTGTATTGTCATCTAGATGGAGGTTTATCTGGACTTCAATGCCCTCTCTGAATTTCGAGAATCTCAATAATGAGCGCTACTTTTTCAGTTTTATTTATAATGTTCTATCTCACCGCAATAATCAAGTACAATTGTCTTCGGTCAAGCTTGTTCTTGGAAGAACAGTTAGGGACGATGAATCTGTTACAAGAATTCTCAGCTGCAAATTCTCTCACAATCTCGAACAACTGAGTGTTACACGTTTGCCTGGAGGGAATATAGTTGAATGCCCATATTCCATTATGGCGCCACCAAAGTGGGACCTCCCAGCTTTAACGACTTTGCATCTTCACCAAGTCGAACTGTCTGATTATGATGATATCGGTCTTTTCTCTAAGTGCACCAACTTGAAGAACCTCTCCTTGAACCGGTGCAGAATGAAAGAAACCAAAGTTTTAAATATCTTTCATCCTCGACTTTATGATCTTACACTTGTATCTACACCCCCTGATATGGCATTAGAGGAGGTTGTGAATGTGGTTACACCTCAACTCAAGAATCTCACAATTATAAGGTGCGAAGGGGAGCATCTGATTTCTGCACCTGGGCTTACCTCCTTGGTCATAGAAGGTTCTCAGTCTTGGTATGTTTCTACACCATCAGGTTTCCATTCTTTGGAGAAGGTTGAACTCTTTATGTACGATCCATTCAAAGCAGATATTCATAGAATAGTTTCTCTGCTTCAGCAGCTCCATAGTGTTAAGCTTCTTACACTTAACTTGGGGATTCTCAAG CGTCTCTTTTCACAAAGGAAG AGTCTATCTTCATCCATGAAACTAGTCCCACATAAAGCTTGTGCGTTTGCCAACACAAAGATTTTGAAGTTTACAACAAAACCGGTAGTAAAGGTATACTTGGAGGTTGGGGCACAAGAGAAAGTAACTACGTGTACTGAAATAAAAAACAATGATGAAACTTCTCCAAGTGCCATATTCCCAATGGTCTCATGTGAG GAGATTACAGCTATGGAGAATATGGCATCAGCACAAGTATTTGTAAAACACTTGGGGATATTGCTAGAGGAGGTTAAACAAAATAGAAATAGCGACGATTACAAGGCTGAGAGGGATGTACATAGCAAACCATACGTTGAGATGCATTGGGCGTGGACATTACAATGGAACCTTGTGGCAATGATGGGAGTGTTTAAGCATAAGAAAACTAAAGCAAAATTAGATAATTTTCTCATGATGGCACAAATTACGAAAAAGTATATTAATAGGCACGATTGCACGAAATCTATGAATCACCCCATTATTGGATGGTTGCACGAAATGGGTGGATTGTTTCACCACACTGAAGACTTGATAACTCAGTTGTCTGCATCAAAGAAGGCGGTGATGCTACCATTTTTTTTGAGTTTGTGCGAAGAAGCCACAATTCTCACAGTTAATATTTTGGGATGGATTAACACCATAATGTAA